Within the Miscanthus floridulus cultivar M001 chromosome 2, ASM1932011v1, whole genome shotgun sequence genome, the region CAGAAGCCGTCGACAGTGGCACACAacgcatgatttttttttttttgcggtgGCCGGTAACAAAATTTCGCGATTTCAATGGCACACATGGAAGTCCTAAAATTTGTAATGGCACTGAGGGAATTCGCTCATTTTAATTTGGTAACAATTGTAACATTTGCAACGCGATTTAGTATACATACACTAAGTATCAAGATAAGGCTTAAAGGATTAAGTTGAAACTATCCACTAAATACAATCACCTTGTTCgttgatgctgaaatttggcttatgctgatgcttatgcagaaatgttgtaagagaaaaacactgttctatgaCTAAAAAGTAATTCTGAATAAgatcaaacgaacagggccaatatAAATAGTTTAAAAGTCATGCCAATAGTTATTCATGATGCAACATTaaaaaaagagatgcaatatgcgAGTTTCTCTTCTtaactgtataaatatttaaaaATACATTGCCAGATAATTAAACAATTTGTTATTTGTGACGCTAGCAAATAtctatgaaaataaaaaaaataattttgtATAGAAAGATGAAGAGCAGAATAAAGAGCAAAGATTGAATTTTCTCTGTTAGAGTAGAATTCGGAATGAAAATAGAGAAAACATCACGACCGGGGAAAACAACAGTAAAATGGTCTTTTCTCTCAGACTTAGCACCGTTACCACTCTAAAGTAACGGAAGTATAaaataagaagaaagaaaaataaaagggtGATGACTGAcaaataaaaatataaatttaGGTGTCAAATAAGAGAGTAGGAGTTTTTTAGTGTTAAATAAGAGATATTTCGTAACTTTAGGTTCGTTAGACAAAGagggtgttcggctggctggctggccggcCGGCCAACTTACAAAAGCATTGTTCATGTGAACAGTGTTTCCAGatagaacagtattttcctctcacaccaattagccggaacagtattttaacTTATTTTTCAGTTCTGCTGAACAGGCTTAAAGATTCGAACAAGACGAATTGATCACATTGCTCCTTTACTAAAGACAACTAACACGGAGAGCATTTCTAAGAGTTTTCTGGGCCCgtttggcttaccccatattcggtttgtttggcttcttttttcagccggaacagtgtttttctctcacaacaattcagtcagaacagtgctTTTCAGCTAGTTttagccaaaattctgccagccgaacggggccaagtTTCCCGATCTAGGATTTTTTACAAGAATAAAAAAAACTCATCTCTGTGAGTTTTTATTCCCAACTCCTAATCTTTTCGCACTTGAAAAAAATCACCGAACACGCGGATATATGCACGCGTCTTCCACCGCCAATGTAAGGTGGAAGGGCGTGGGACAGAATAAAAAGTAGGAAATGGTTCCAGATGCAAATGTAGAAGAgataaagaatatataaaagtggttatgaTATAGAAATAGTATATGATATCTCTCTGTATTATAGGAGTGCATTATTAGAAATTGTTGGAGATTGTCTTATTTATTCCTTCCGATACTTTTTGGTGAGTTGAAAAACACTGGTTTTGGGAAAAATTCTTAGGAACTCTTGAAAATGCTCTCACAATTTTAGAATGTTTTCGTAGAAAAGTAGAATGTGTGCGGTTATAAACTTTAAAATAACTTGACCACAAGTGTACTCCATTCGTTCTAAAATAAGTCTTCATCTCGCATTCCgacaaacaatttcaactttgactaaacatataccaaaagatACTAATATTTGTGATACAAGATATgcatcattagattaatcacaccgtatgttttcataataaatctctttggagatacaaatactgatgatactttttataatcCTAGTCAAAGTTAAGATTGGTTGATTCCTCAAAATGTGATATGGAGACTTATTGGGAGGAGGGAGTACTTGCGAATGTTAAGAACTTAAGACCAACTGACCAAGTATGTCAATCTCGAATTGTAGAACCTGAAAATGGAAATATTAAAAGAatataaaaataacaatattTTATTGGCACTTTTGGGTGGACAGTAGTACCAACAAAATACTTTGCTTGGACAACATTGAGATATTGAATTGCCAATGAGTTTACCTACTGAATTGCACTTCAACATATTGCAGCCTGCCTCTACACGGACGCATGGGGGCGTTAGGAGTTCTTTTCTCCGTTCTACATACAGTTTGACAGGAACGGGCAACTTATGTGTAGTGTAGTGCGCGTTTGGTACAGATTTAGATTCTCGTAAAAATGTTTTGGATCCGCATTATCGCTGAAAACATTTTGGGTGATGAATAAAAATCACTTTATGTAACAGTTTGGCTGTTAGATTCTGATTCCCAcctaattttttatataaaaatatatggatcaaatatGCTTCGAAAGATTCTACTTTTTTATGGGTGAAGAATAACTTAAATACAAACTCTTTTTAACTTGTTGCACAAAAATGGTTTATTAAAAAAACATTTGCTAGCATAGAGGGGTGGCAGGAAACAAATCTAGGGAAACGACCTCTTCACCGTTTCGTACTTGCATGTACAAACGGAGAAACGATTCTCCCGGTGAATCACTAAGCGTCAAATAGTTTGGTAGCGATTCTACTGTTTCTCTTGAGAAATAGAGACGTTTCTGGTTGCCAAACAGGACCGTAATCTAGATGGGTTGTCAGTAACTTTTGTGTTAAAAAGAGAAACCCAATTCTTTGTAGTGGCCCCTTATAGATTTAAATGGAATAATACAAAAGATACACGAGAAAATTGATGACCTAACACAAAACGTTACCCAGCCTATACCCCTCATGTTTCATATAAGTCAACTTTCGTTCTAGCTTTGTCCAAAGTCTAACTTTTCTATCTCTGACCATCAATTTCTAGAAATTTGTATATGGTTTATAAATTCATAGAGCCTATGTTTTTTAGACGTACCATAaaaaatatactttcataatatgtGATTTACAGAACCTATATTTAGCACAGAGGAAGTAGCCGTAAATGACGAGTTCGTGAGAGGAAGAGGGAACCCACGGGACAAATCACCGTCAAGAGGTCGAAGGAGTGAACGATGGTCCAATCCAAAATGGCATAAATGAAAAATGCACCTGAAAATGATATAATTAATGAAAAACGCACCTCAAATCAAATGATGATACTAGTAAAGAAAAGTCCTGGCAGTTCGTTACCTTCGGGGCACTGGGAAACGATGGACGGGGTCCCACAGTCCCACTCCGACGGTCCGACCGCCGACGTGTCCCCGTCGGCATATTTTCAGGCCACACAAATGACACACAAAAATCCTGTCCGGACCCGAAGACGTCATTTTCGTTttagggcatgtttagttccCTAATTTCTTGAATTTGgcactatataaaaagaagatttttcgtcacatcaaacttatggtacatgcatgaagtattaaatatagacgaaatcaaaaactaattgtacaatttgattgtactttgcgagacgaacattttgagcctaattagtcaatgtttggataatTATTACTAAATACAAATGAAATGATACATCGCGCTACAGTACAGCTTGATTTCCGGCGGCGCCAACTTTGGCTGGAACTCAACGCGGCCCTAGCCACACAGATCCCGTCATCCCGAGCTCGGCGCGCCCTGCTCGGTCCAGAATCTCCGGACTGCCGTGCCCGTCGGCTCCTGCGGCGTGCGCCACAAACTGCAGTGATTCTCGGCTCGGCCGTCTACAGCCACTGCAACCCAAAGATTGCGAACGTCCAGCTCCAGCCGCAGCCAGCCCCTCTCGAAGCCTCTCCACGGAACTGTGAGTGTGTGCGAGCGCTCCAGAAATTCTCGCGGATGCAAGGGGCCATCGCCCGCGGGGCGCGGTGCCCAAAGATCCGCCGCACCACGTTCGGCTGCCCGGCGGTACGCGTCCGTGTGCCGAGAAGCctctgcggcggcggtggcctggATGCACGGTGCAGGAGCGCGCGTGACGACCCAAGGCCAGGAGTGGTGCGCGCGAATGGCCAAGGCCAAGGGAGGTCCGCGCTGCGGCCGGGGCCGGATGCCCCCGCTCCCGCGTCGCCGTCCCGTGGCGAGAAGAGAGGGAGCGTGGCCGGCGCCGTGGCGCTGATCGTTGGGACCAGCATCGGGTCCGGCATCCTCGCCGTGCCGCAGCGCACGGCGCCCGCGGTGAGTTTGTGTTCCATTAGACCCAGCGAACTAGCCTCAACCACCATGGCCCGGGCGGCACGTCGTTATTGCGGAAGAAagcgcatgtattcatcttaaTTTATATACGTTGAACTAAATTCCAGTTCATTCTACTCCAATATATGTGGATTGAGGTGCATACACGTGTATTCAAACAAGCCCTTAAACCATGTTCGGATACAATTGGATTtacatcaatccacatgtgttggtgaATCCGATAGCATCCAAACAAAACGTTACCAAGTTACAGGCAGCTATAAGGGGGTTTTGGATTGAGCTGCTAAACTCTAGCTAACTAATTTTAGTCTTATTTAATTACTTTTTATCAAACAATATGATTAAATAGGATTAAATGAGCATTTAAACAATTAGTCACTAAAGGTTTGCTAAATAAGACTAAAGTCTAGACCATCTCACCTTTTAGTCACTTTGTATCAAACATTCTAACTAAAAGAGACTAAAATAACTTTTTTAGTCTACCAAACCAAACGAAATGGCTAAAACGGCGCCTGACAACGAAGCCACACGATATGCCGCCAAAACAATGATTTCCTTCTCCCAGTAGCATCGGTGCTGTCAGTACCACTGGCTCTCACAATGGACCAGCTAACCTCTCTTTCTTCTGTTTTCTCTCTCTATACTCTCTCTATAATATCCCTACAGGCTACAACGAATTGCTACAGCAGCAGTAATAGACTGAACAGTTAACAGTAGTTCCAATCAGTAGAGAACAGCGCGTAGCCTCGACGCAAGGAAACTAACTGAGGCCTTTTTTTAAGTCCCCTAGAGTTTATTATCTGtcccatcaaatatttagacatatacataaagtattaaatataggctaaaaaaataactaattgcacagtttatgactattttatgagatgaatcttttaagcttaattagtccatgatttgacaatatggtgctaccgtaacatatgtgctaatgataaattaattaggcttaataaattcgtctcgcagattactaatggattctataatttattttttttattagtttcGAACGCCCCATGCAACACCCTCGAATGACAGCCCATGTGATACCTACAACTTTGAATTTCTCTACCCTGTAGTTACGAGCATTCAATCGATGGCATGTTGTTCGGTTTTAGTTGGCACGATGAACGTCCGCGTTTAATTCCACCAAGCTGAGCGCGCTTTCGATCGATGATCTGCAAACACCAAACATTTCCCGAACCGAACATACATCTGCATTTATCCAGCCCAGCGCCCATTTCGTCAGAAAAGCCAGCACTGACCGCTGGCAAAATTTAATTGATTGTTGCAGGGCTTCGTCCCGAGCGCGGCGTGCATGGTCACGTGCTGGGCGTTCCTGGTCGCGGAGGCCCTCCTCATCGCGGAGATCAACGTccacctgcggcggcggcggcgcaacaAGGACGGCGGGAACCACCGCCGGGGGGAGCTGGTGGACCTGGAGGTGATCTCCGTGAAGAGCATGGCGCAGGAGACGCTGGGCGAGTGGGGCGGGCACCTGGCCACCGCCACGTACCTGTTCCTGTCCTACACCTCCATGGTCGCCTACGCGTCCAAGTCCGGCGAGGTGCTGTCGCGCCTGGTGCCCGGCGTGCCCGAGCCCGTCTCCGGCGCCGCCTTCACCGCCGCGCTCGCgatgctcgtcgccggtggcggCACGGCCGTCACCGACCGGGTGAACCAGCTGCTGACCTTCGTTATGATAGGTATAAAGTACTCTGTACTCCTACTAGCAAGCTGCTCTGCGATCTCTCGTCCGGATGACAGACGTGCGTGCCATCCACAAGCTGCCACAGCCGTTATTGAAGACTGATCATTCATGCGTGCATCAAAGCCGTTTCCTACGTCCGCATTAAGTTCACACACACCGATCCGGGAACCAATCTTGCTCTAAGGCCCCGCCCTGCTGTTTTTTATTCTGAATAAACACCGTCACATGGTCTTAGGACTTTGCGGAGACCTGTGTTTTTGATAAACAGTCGCCCGGGTCTGGTCACTGTGACCCCCTTTTGCGAGGGGGCACCCCTTCTCCCGAAGTTACGGTGCTAATTTGCTGAGTTTGTTAGAGAGAGTTGTCTCGTGCCCCTAGGTATTCTCTACCTACCCACTTGTGTCGGTTTCGGGTACATGTACTTTTTGTTAAAGGTCGTTCGAGCTTTTCCTGGGAGTATGGTATAGGTTACATACTTCGAATCCCTCTCTTTCCGCCCCCTCGGATCATTTGGGACTTTCGAATTGTAAGGAATTCTGACCCCCGGATTTTCTCATAAATAAATATACGAAATAAATCCAATTTTAATTTATAAGGAAAAATTccaatttttttttggatttttacTCCTCACGCCCCAAGCCATTTTTGTCCAGTTTTAGGCCTTCTGGGTAGCAAATGGTAAAAGTTTAGCAGCTCAGGTTTTGCTCTTTTTTGCTCATGCTATTTAGATTCATTTTGCCAAAAGATGAACTAAAAGTGCTAAAGTTTTGGTAAAAAATGGGAAATAAACGGGTCCTAGGTATACCCGGTTTGCAAAGTTTTTTCCCAACAAAGCGACGATGTACAGGCAAGCAATACTGTGCCGAAAGCATACACTGTACGCGCCTCGAGTCCTTGCCATGTTCGTGTTCATCACTCTGCTGCTCTGTCGCCTAGCCGTGTACTAGGAGACTACATGAATCATGAATTCATGAACCTTAGCTAGCTTAAAGAAAAAGGGAAATGAAATGAACTCGGTCTATTGCAACAGGTTTACTGCTGACGATTGAGGTGTCAGCAGTGGCGCTCGGCGGTGGCTTGAGCCTGCCAGCGAACGCGAACTGGGAGCAGGTCCCGGCGGCGTTGCCTGTGATCATCTTCACGCTGGTCTTCCATGAGATCGCACCAGGTAGGTAGCCGGCCACACCCCACCTCCGATCCAGTGAGTAAACCACCCCAGGCCGTACGTACCGACTCTCTCCACGCGAGGAAACAGTTCAGCACCAAAACACTGATGAAGCGCCGCTGATCTATCTACTATCTCTCGCAGTGATCTGCGCGTACCTGGAAGGGGATCTCGCGAGGATCCGGCTGTCCATCCT harbors:
- the LOC136540304 gene encoding uncharacterized protein, whose translation is MQGAIARGARCPKIRRTTFGCPAVRVRVPRSLCGGGGLDARCRSARDDPRPGVVRANGQGQGRSALRPGPDAPAPASPSRGEKRGSVAGAVALIVGTSIGSGILAVPQRTAPAGFVPSAACMVTCWAFLVAEALLIAEINVHLRRRRRNKDGGNHRRGELVDLEVISVKSMAQETLGEWGGHLATATYLFLSYTSMVAYASKSGEVLSRLVPGVPEPVSGAAFTAALAMLVAGGGTAVTDRVNQLLTFVMIGLLLTIEVSAVALGGGLSLPANANWEQVPAALPVIIFTLVFHEIAPVICAYLEGDLARIRLSILVGSLVPLVSLLVWDDIALGLTTTDLAGFDVLDMLKTEWSHTVLETFSLLAVGTSLIGTLLGASQFFIEQMTNSIASSPTQHHGKNNRGVAGFHKEDGSSQQQQHPGAESVLEKNMLGYAATGIVVVPTMLIATTVPNSFSIATDIAGGYCMTILYGVLPPLMAWAIGSSKLSDSSAGLVDEDLQKDGEREKEDLTSAKPVLVGMGVFSVLLVFEQIVQDFLSLNASLVS